One Rissa tridactyla isolate bRisTri1 chromosome 1, bRisTri1.patW.cur.20221130, whole genome shotgun sequence DNA segment encodes these proteins:
- the MYF6 gene encoding myogenic factor 6, translating into MMMDLFETGSYFFYLDGENGALQQLEMAEGSPLYPGSDGTLSPCQDQMPPEAGSDSSGEEHVLAPPGLQPPHCPGQCLIWACKTCKRKSAPTDRRKAATLRERRRLKKINEAFEALKRRTVANPNQRLPKVEILRSAISYIERLQDLLHRLDQQDKMQEIGGDPFSFSPKQGNVPSSDFLSTCSSDWQSVSDHSRALGVSPKEGSSIVESSASSSLRCLSSIVDSISSEEPKLPSAEEVVEK; encoded by the exons ATGATGATGGACCTTTTTGAAACTGGCTCCTATTTCTTCTACTTGGACGGGGAGAAtggagctctgcagcagctggagatggCCGAGGGATCCCCGCTGTATCCAGGGAGCGATGGCACTTTGTCCCCCTGTCAGGACCAAATGCCGCCAGAGGCCGGCAGTGACAGCAGCGGAGAGGAGCATGTGCTGGCACCCCCGGGACTACAACCCCCTCACTGCCCCGGACAGTGTTTGATCTGGGCTTGTAAAACTTGCAAGAGAAAGTCGGCCCCCACGGACAGACGGAAAGCAGCCACCCTGCGGGAGAGGAGGAGACTGAAGAAGATCAACGAAGCCTTCGAGGCTCTGAAAAGGCGGACTGTGGCGAACCCTAACCAGAGGCTGCCCAAGGTGGAGATCCTGAGGAGCGCCATCAGCTACATCGAGAGGCTGCAGGACCTCTTGCACAGGCTGGATCAGCAGGACAAAATGCAGGAGATCGGGGGAGACCCCTTCAGCTTCAGCCCCAAGCAGGGAAAT GTCCCCAGCTCGGACTTCCTCAGCACCTGCAGCTCCGACTGGCAAAGCGTTTCTGACCATTCCCGAGCCCTGGGAGTCAGCCCCAAGGAAG GAAGCTCCATCGTCGAGTCGTCGGCCTCCAGCAGCCTTCGATGCCTCTCCTCCATAGTGGACAGTATTTCTTCCGAGGAGCCCAAACTGCCCAGCGCGGAGGAAGTGGTGGAGAAATAA
- the MYF5 gene encoding myogenic factor 5 has product MEVMDSCQFSPSELFYDSSCLSSPDGEFPEDFEPRDLPAFGAHEPPEPACSEEEEHVRAPTGHHQAGHCLMWACKACKRKSTTMDRRKAATMRERRRLKKVNQAFETLKRCTTANPNQRLPKVEILRNAIRYIESLQELLREQVENYYHLPGQSCSEPTSPTSSCSDGMADCGSPVWSARSSSFDAVCCSEMARGYAAEQSSLSSLDCLSSIVDRLSPAEEPGLPLRDADSLSPSASIDSGPGTPGTPPPRRTYQAL; this is encoded by the exons atggaggtgatggACAGCTGCCAGTTCTCCCCCTCCGAGCTCTTCTATGacagctcctgcctctcctcgCCGGACGGCGAGTTCCCCGAGGACTTCGAGCCCAGGGACCTGCCCGCCTTCGGCGCTCACGAACCCCCCGAGCCCGCCTGCTCCGAGGAAGAGGAGCATGTCCGAGCTCCCACCGGCCACCACCAGGCCGGCCACTGCCTCATGTGGGCTTGCAAAGCTTGCAAGAGAAAATCCACCACAATGGACCGGCGGAAGGCGGCCACcatgagggagaggaggaggctgaagaaaGTGAACCAGGCTTTTGAGACCCTGAAGAGATGCACCACTGCCAACCCCAACCAAAGACTCCCCAAAGTAGAGATCCTGAGGAACGCCATCAGATACATCGAGAGCCTCCAGGAGCTCTTGAGAGAACAGGTAGAAAACTACTATCACCTGCCGGGACAGAGCTGCTCCGAACCGACCAGCCCCACTTCCAGCTGCTCCGATGGGATG GCCGACTGCGGCAGCCCCGTCTGGTCGGCGAGAAGCAGCAGCTTCGACGCCGTCTGCTGCTCCGAGATGGCCCGCG GGTATGCCGCCGAGCAGAGCAGCCTCTCCAGCCTGGACTGCCTCTCCAGCATCGTGGACCGCCTCTCCCCGgcggaggagccggggctgcccctcCGCGACGCCGACTCCCTCTCGCCCAGCGCCAGCATCGACTCCGGGCCGGGGACGCCCGGGACGCCGCCGCCCCGACGGACCTACCAGGCGCTCTGA